A segment of the Devriesea agamarum genome:
CGCATCGTTTTCGAGTGTAGAAAACGATGCGGACTGGGCGTTCTGCCACCGGTAAAGCAGACCGTGCTGCAGCTCGCCCGTTGGCTGAGGAGCAATGTGACCGATGTCTAAGAAATCGACATTCGCAGTTAACTGGGTGATGGTGATCAAGGTTGTGGTGATACTTGCCGTAACGATCGCTATATTCTTTATTCCGCCGCAGGGGGTTAATCCACGCGGAATGCATATGCTGGCCATTTTTATTGGAACGATCCTTGGTCTCATTTTGCAGCCGCTACCGACAGCGTCGGTGTCACTGATCGGGCTGGCAGCAGCGATGGTGACCGGCACCATGCACGTGAAAGGTGAAGCGCTATCCGGCTTCAGCAATTCATCAGTGTGGTTAATTGTGGCCGCATTCTTTATTGCGGAGGGATTCTTGGTCACCGGGTTGGGTCGACGAATCGCTCTGCTGTTCATTAGAGTGCTCGGTCGCTCCACGCTCGGGCTCGCCTACGGAATGGCCCTCACCGATCTTGTGCTTGCACCGGCAACCCCGTCGAATACGGCCCGCGCAGGCGGGGTGGTGTACCCAATCATCGCATCGCTCAGTCGTGAACAGGGCTCAACCCCCGAATCTGACGAGTCGCGGCGGCGAGTCGGCTCCTACCTTTCGATGACCGCGGTGCAAGTCAATGCAGTCACCGCGGCAATGTTCGTGACGGCTATGGCAGGGAACCCTATTGCCAAAGCCGCTGCGGCAAAAGCCGGAATTGATATTTCGTGGGGAACCTGGACTTTAGCCGCGCTCGTCCCCGGATTAGTGCTCATTGGTTTGGTTCCGTTGGTGATGCGATGGATCTATAAACCGACTCTTCTGAAAACTCCCGATGCGCCTCGAGTTGCTCGTGAGGAACTAGTAAAACTCGGTCGGATGAGCGGGGGAGAATGGGTGATGGCCGGAACTTTTGTGCTGCTACTCGTGCTATGGATTTTCTCGGCTCAGTTGCATATCGCGGCCACCGCATCGGCATTTCTCGGAATCGGTATTTTGCTGATAACCAGGGTTCTCAGCTGGAGGAATCTAGCTGCCAACGCCTCGGCCTGGAGCACACTTATATTTTTTGCGGTTCTCGTGGGCATGGCCAACCAACTCAATAAACTGGGCGTGATCGGATGGCTGGGACGCACCGTGGCAGCATCCATTCACGGTCTACCATGGATGCTTGCCTTCGCCATCTTGTGCATTGTGTACTTCTACGCGCACTACCTCTTCGCCTCGAATACCGCCCAGATCGTTGCGATGTACGCAGTTTTCCTCAGTGCCGCGGTGGCGGTAGGAACCCCGGCACTCTTCGCCGCGCTGATCTTTGGTTTCATCGGGAACCTCTTCGGCGGCCTCACCCACTACGCCTCCGGACCTGCTGGCGTGATTTACGGATCCGGGTTCGTAAAAACGACGGAGTGGTTCCGAGTCGGCTTCCTCATGAGCATCGTGTTTATCGCGGTGTGGGCCGTGGTCGGGGGCTTGTGGATGAAGCTCTTAGGGATGTGGTGAATCCGCAGACCGCATCAGTTGAGATGGACCCGAACAGCCGAGAAGGATCTGAATAGCTGAGAAGGACCAGAACAGTCGAGGAGGATCTGGACATTCGAGATGGACTGTAACAGCTGACAAAAAGGGGGGGACGCCGAGATGTCGATCGGCGTCCCCCCTTATGTCTTAGACGGCAAGCCGCCCACCCGACCTAATCATCTTTATGGCGCAGCACACGACGCAAGCGTTCCCGGTTGACTGCGGCGACCGCACTGAGCGGGATGCCTGCCGGGCAGACTGGAACGCATTCGCCGTAGACGGAGCAGGGACCGAACTCGGCCTCCAGCTCATCTCCAATCGCTTGTGCCCGGCGGCCGCGTTCCTGTTTGGCATTGGGGAAGAAAGTCAGATGCATAAGTTTGGATCCGGCAAACAGGTTTGCGGCTCCATTTGGACAGGCCGCTACGCATGCGCCGCAGCCGATGCAGGCGGCAAAATCGAGACCAAGTTCCGCCTCGTCATGGGTGATGGGCACGCTATCGGCGTCGGCTGCGGTTCCCGCGTCTACGGCAACATGCCCGCCCGCCGCAATGACTCGATCTAAGGCAGAACGATCCACGGCGAGGTCACGCACAACCGGGAATGCCGCCGAGCGGAACGGTTCAATCCGCACGTGGTCACTGCCTAAACTGCGCACATGCTGTTTGCATGAGGGAGTGTTTGGAACCGGACCATGCGGAACACCATCCACGGTGACGCCGCAGGTTCCACAGATCCCTTCGCGGCAGTCAGAATCGAAGACCACAGGTTCATGCCCATCGGACACCAACTGTTCGTTGAGCCGGTCAAGTAGCTCCAGCAGCGACATGTCATCGCTGGCGTCATCCACCCGATAGGTTTCAAAATGGCCGTTACTGGACGATGTTTGCCGCCAGATGTCGAGCGTAAGAGTCCTGGTCATGCGTAGTTCCTCGTCTGCAGTGGGACGGCTGTGAAAGTGAGTGGTTCAGCGTGCCGAATCAAACGGTCGGGTGCATGTTCCCACGCAGATACAAAGCACCACTCCTCATCATTGCGAAGTGCTTCACCCGAGTCGGTTTGATGCTCAGCCCGGAAATGTGCGCCGCAGGACTCATCGCGGTCCAATGCGTCAACGCACATCAGATGAGCGAGGTCGAGGTAATCGGCCACTCGGCCGGCACGTTCAAGTTCCTGGTTGAGGCGATCCCCGGAGCCGATCACCTTGACCTGCGACGCATACGATGCCCGCAACTCCTCGATCTCCTCGATTGCCTGGATGAGTCCGTCGGCCGTGCGAGTAACGCCGCAACCGCGATAGAGGATGTCTCCGAGCTCACGATGAATAGAGTCGGGGGAGCGGGTTCCTCCCGGAGCAAGAAACGCGTCGATCTGCTGCTGAACGTCCGAGAGCGCCGCGAGCACAGCGGGGTGGTCCTCGTCGAGAACTGATTCCCCGAGGTGGCCGGCGAGATAATTGGGCACGCTGTACGGGAGCGTGAACCATCCGTCCACGCATGCGGACAGCAGTGAGTTTGCACCCAGACGATTTGCGCCATGATAGGACCAGCTCGCTTCACCACCGACGAACAAGCCGTCGAGGTTCGACATTTGGTCGTAGTCCGTCCACAGGCCGCCCATGGCGAAATGCGCTCCCGGAGCGATGCGCATAGGCACCGAGTACGGATCGTCGCCGGTTGCGTTCTCGTACATTTCGAGTAGGTTGCCGTAGCGCTCAGTGATGACATTTTTACCGAGCCGCTGGACCGCCTGCGTGAGATCCAAGTACACGCTGTTGCGCAGAGGCCCCACGCCTCGGCCCGCATCAATTTCATGCCGGGCGGCCCGTGAGGCGACATCGCGCGGTGTCAGATTTCCAAATGCCGGATAGCGACGTTCCAGGTAGTAATCGCGATCCTGTTCTGGGATGTCGTGCGGAGCTCTGGTATCACCAGGCTTCTTCGGCACCCAGATCCGACCGTCATTGCGCAGTGATTCGCTCATCAAAATCGTTTTGGATTGCCACGGTGAGCTAATCGGCAACGCGGTCGGATGGAACTGAATGAACGACGGGGATGCGAACAGTGCGCCCCGTCGGTGGGCGCGAAAGGCCGCTGTGACATTGGAGTTTTTCGCCAAGGTGGATTTGGCGAAAACGTTGCCGTAGCCGCCGGAGGCAATCACCACCGCGTGAGCGGTCACCGGATAGATGCGCCCGGTCAGCAGGTCCCGCACGATAATTCCGCGGGCTCGACCGTCGGTAACGATCAGATCCAGCATCTCCGTGCGGGTATGAAGCGTCACGGTGCCGCGCGACACCTGCCGTTGCAATGCCTGCGAGGCTGCAAGCTGTAGCTGCTGACCGGTCTGACCTCGGGTGTAGTACGTGCGGGACACCTGGACGCCGCCGAAAGACCGGGTGGCGAGCTGACCGCCGTATTCCCGGGCGAAGGGTGCCCCAATTGCCGCCATATGGTCGATCACGCGACAGGATTCTTGGGCCAGCCGAAATGCATCGGCTTCCCGGCCTCTGAAGTCGCCACCTTTAACGGTGTCTTTGACGAATCGTTCCAGTGAATCGTTATCCACTTTGCGAGCCCGCGACGCGTTGATCCCACCCTGAGCGGCCACGCTGTGGGCGCGACGCGGCGAATCGTGGAAGGTGAAGGAGTCAACCTGGTAACCGAGCTCGCCCAGTGCGGCTGCGCAGCCCGCCCCTGCCAGTCCGGTGCCGATCACCAGTACCCGAAACTTTCGGCGGTTTGCCGGAGAGACCAGACGGTACTCGAACCGGCGACGATCCCATGCTGTGACGGGGTCACCGGTCGGTACGTGGCCATCCAGTTCACCGCCGAGGGCTCGGTATTGCGATAGCTGATCCGTCATTGACTGCATGTCACTCATTGCAACACCCCTAGCAAAACGAATACCGGAATCGACGCGTTCGCGATCATCACCAGCACAGCTACCGCACCCGAGACCACGAGGGCCACCTGGCGGGTCCGCTGACCGGTCACGCCGAGGTCGTGCGCCGCGGTCCAGATCCCGTGGGAAATGTGCGCGGCAAGGATGACCATGGCGAGGATGTAAAACGCCGCCGGCAAAGGCCTTTGGAAACTCGCAATTAAGTTTTCGTAGGCGTAGCTCTGGGCTGTTGTCGCATGTTCAAACCCGCTGCTTGCAAACGGGTGAGTGCCCGTGGTCAGATCGAGAATGTGGAAGATGATGAACGCTAAGAGCACAATGCCGGTGACCAGCATCGTCCGCGCGGTAAATGACCTCAACCCCATGTTTTTACGGCGGTGCGGACCACGCGCCTTGCGAGCCCGCGCCGCGAGCACCACCGAGCACCCAACATGCGCGATCAAGCAGAGCAGGAGCACCACCCGCATAATCCACAGCAGAGCTTCGTAGGGTAGCAACGGCTCAAGCCCTGCGCGCAACCAATGCGCATAGGCGTTGAAATCATCGGGGCCTAGAAACACCTTCAGATTGCCGATCATGTGGACGAACACGAATGCTGCAAAAATCAGCCCCGTTATCGCCATGATCGTTTTGCACGCGAAATTAGAAAGTCGCGCCCGCCCCTTCGCAGACCCGGCTGTATCCTGCGTCACAGCTGCCATGTGCCGAGCCTACGCCCGTTCGACATCTCATGCCGGGACCTTTGGGTAGAAGGTCACGGGGCCGGGGTGTAGAGGCAGAGCTGTTCGGTGTCTATCCCATGTCCGAAGTGTTTTTAGCGAGTCTGTGAATGCTGGCTGCGCTGAAGATCGCTGTTGCGAGCACGGCTATGACCAGTGTCAACAGGAGGCTAGGGTCGGTGAGGTTCGCGGCCCAGCTCCACGGGACAAACAACCCAACCTGATGCCGGAGCGCCTGGTTTCCTCCAACCAGCAGACCCGCGATGGTCCCCGCAACCGTGATCATAAGAGTGAGAAGTGTTCCGGCGGTAGACATGAGCCAGGTGCTGAAGCTCAGCAGCATCATGCCGAATATCGAAAGCGCCGCGATAGCGCGCAGGAGCCCGCCTATGGTCGGCGTGAGACCGTACGCCGCAAGTACGGATCCGATCACCGCAAGAACAACGATTCCCCCCTCAATTGTGATCAGTCGCAAAGCATGGGTTGTGACCGACGGTGCACGAGTGGCGACCGCCCGCATCCCGCCTTGCCAGCGAGAAATGGCGATGGTCGGCAAAATGCCGCACCCAAGGGGAAGAATAAACAGACCGAACACCAATACCGTGTTGTCAGGTGTGAGATATAGGCGCAGCCATGCGATCACGGCGATGCAGGCAACTACGAGAACTCCGATCCCGGAGCGCCGAAGCGCCGCACCGCAGACCGAACGCCCGCATGGAATGGTGATCCGCGAGACACGTGCTGATGCTGATCCACGTTCCCGATAGTTAGCCGGGGGTATGCGTCGCCCGTTGCGATGGGGGATTGCCGCACGACGCATCCTGTGCTCTGACCACCTTGCTAGCGCCACGCGAACGAAGCATAAGAGAAGTCCAATCGCGATGGACAAGGCTATCGCCCACCCCGTCCCCGACACGGGTTCTCCACCGAGCGCCGTGCCATTCGCATGCGTTCCCAGGAGCGTAAGAGTAGGCCTGATCAGCCAAGCTGACGGCACAAATGGCCACACAGAGGTTTCGGCCGTGAGCACACCACTGATGACAACGATGAGAGCTGTCACAACAGCTGCGGCTGGGCCAGCAGCTTCAGTAACCAGCCTCAGGCAAACGATATATCCGACGGCTGCTGCTAAGCAGATCGCAGTGAGTGCCAACATGTCCCGTACGGGATCGAGGATGCTGCCGAGTGATAAACCTGTGAGGATCCAATAGCACAGTAGCGCTGTCAGAAAATGCGTGAGATACAGGACGAGCGTCCACCACAGGAGAATCAGCGACCCGGCTGCTGACTTCAGCGAGGGATCAACGGCCCGCACAGATAAGACGCGGGCAGAATTTCTTTCGACGATGCAGATATAGGCCGCGACGGCCGCGAGAAATCCGGGACCAATCGCGACGACCCACATGTTTTGGTGAGCTAGAACCCTCTCCCATGAGACTGGTCCCGACAACACCAGCAGGCCCATCGTGAGACCAGAGATAATTAGCGCCACGGCCCCCGCGGCCCAAATGGGGGATCGCAACCAGACACTAAACCAAGCGGAGACGACAGCAGAAGCGCGAGCGGAGGCAGCGACAGTGCCCTGTGCGCCGCAGTCCATGTCCTTTGACCTGACGGAGCTCATGCGAGCACTCCTGACGTCGCCGCAAAATATGCGCGCTCCAGGTCACCGTCTGGCGCGAAATTCACCAATAAACCTGAATATGCGGTTTGGCCGGAGACAATGCAGGTAATCTGGTCGGCAACCGCAGCAACTTCGCTGAGCACGTGGGAAGAGAACAACACCGTCCGACCGCTGCGCCCGAGCGCTTTAACTAACTCGCGCACCTCCCGAACCCCTTCTGGATCTAGACCATTTTGCGGCTCATCGAGAATCACGAGTTCCGGGTCTCCGAGTAGAGCAATCGCGGTTGCTAGACGACTTCGCATCCCCGTGGAGAACTTGCGGGTGCGACGGTGTTGAACCGATGTCAAACCAGTAACCTCTAGGGCTTTCTCAATGGCCCCGCCACCGACGCCGATCAACTTCGCGTGCACGGCGAGATTCTGTCGGGCACTGAGGTGAGCGTAGAAGCTGGGACCGTCAACCGACGCTCCAATTCGCGCCAGTGCTGCCCGCTTCCACGGCTCACCAAATAGCGTCACCGTTCCCGACTCCGGGGGTAGAAGCCCCAGAAGTGTACGCAACGTCGTCGACTTTCCGGCGCCATTCGGGCCCAGCAAACCCGTGACGGTTCCCGGCTGCATCGTAAGATCCACACCGCGAAGAACCTGCTGGCGTCCGCGGCGTCTCCATATCTGCCTCATCTCCACGATCACACGGTCAATTGTTCTACCACCAGCACAAACACACATCCATCGACCGTGCCAGTATCGGTAGGGCACCGCTCATCCTTCGATAGGAGGAGGTGGGTTACGAGCAGGTATCCTCCCATCGAACCAGTGATGTTCGATGTGGGTATTCCTGGTAGTTGTCGTTGATAATCTCGGACGTGGTCTTGGCGCCGCGAGGAGCTCTCACGATGATCACGAAGTGCGCATGAGCGAGTACGGCAGGGTGGTGAGCTAAACAGTGATGGCAGGACGAGAACTGTGTGCGGCCATGCGGCGCACCATGCCGGCGGACCGCGTGCTCGCGGGCTTCGGACTGTTGATCGCGGGGCTGTATTGGGTGATAGCACTGAGCCCGGATTCCCACTCGCAGGATTTGGTCGATGTGGTCATGGCGATTGTGAACACCGGGCTCGCAATCTGCCTTCTTATCCGCAATGTCTTTCCGATTTCGGTCGCGGTTGCCACCGGGATTTGGCTAGCAATTATGGCCGGCACCGACTTGCTGACCGTATCCCCTTTAAGCACCTCTCCGCTGCTCATCACCGCTCCACTAGTGCTGCTGACTCTCACCAGATACGCACCGTCTCATGTCCCGGGAATTATCGCGCTCGTGATCGGTGTGGTCGGAAGCCTTATCAGTCCTGTCGTGCAGAGCGCGGTGGCGCCGGGATGGGCATATGCCGCGCATGTTGCTGTCCTCGCTGTTGCGTATCTGTGGGGCCGTTGGCGCAGACAGGAGTCAGAATTTCGCGAACGCGAACTGGAAGCGAACGCGGAGCTTGCGAGGGCGGAGGAACGAAACCGACTCATCGCAGAGCTTCACGATATTCTCGGCCACAGCCTCACTGTGATCTATGCACAGGCCAATGCGCAGGTTGCCCGCAACAGTTCCGACCCGGACACTCGAGAATCCCTCCGTGCGATACGAGATGTCTCGAAGTCAGCTTTGGGTGACCTGAGATCGCTCGTGGGGTCAACCGCCTCAACTGCCGATTCTCCACCGACTTCTCCGCCAACCGGGATAGTCCAGATCCCGAATCTGCTCACATCGGCTCGGATGAGCGGGATTGAGATCAGGGCCCAGATTCCCGATGGACCTGGGCTCTTGGAGTTGAATAAAGAAATCTCTCCCCGGACGAGTCTTACTATTACTCGATGCGTCCAAGAAGGACTCACCAACGTTCTGAGGCACGGTGATTCAGCCCATGGCATCGATATTGAGTTATCTCGAGACTCGCGCCAGATAGCACTGCGTATTAGCAACGCCATTCCTCAGCATCACCGAGAGCGCCCTGGGTCCTCTGGTCTGGGTCTAAAAAATCTCCGGGCGCGGGTGACTGCGCTCGGAGGGC
Coding sequences within it:
- a CDS encoding DASS family sodium-coupled anion symporter, yielding MSKKSTFAVNWVMVIKVVVILAVTIAIFFIPPQGVNPRGMHMLAIFIGTILGLILQPLPTASVSLIGLAAAMVTGTMHVKGEALSGFSNSSVWLIVAAFFIAEGFLVTGLGRRIALLFIRVLGRSTLGLAYGMALTDLVLAPATPSNTARAGGVVYPIIASLSREQGSTPESDESRRRVGSYLSMTAVQVNAVTAAMFVTAMAGNPIAKAAAAKAGIDISWGTWTLAALVPGLVLIGLVPLVMRWIYKPTLLKTPDAPRVAREELVKLGRMSGGEWVMAGTFVLLLVLWIFSAQLHIAATASAFLGIGILLITRVLSWRNLAANASAWSTLIFFAVLVGMANQLNKLGVIGWLGRTVAASIHGLPWMLAFAILCIVYFYAHYLFASNTAQIVAMYAVFLSAAVAVGTPALFAALIFGFIGNLFGGLTHYASGPAGVIYGSGFVKTTEWFRVGFLMSIVFIAVWAVVGGLWMKLLGMW
- a CDS encoding succinate dehydrogenase/fumarate reductase iron-sulfur subunit, coding for MTRTLTLDIWRQTSSSNGHFETYRVDDASDDMSLLELLDRLNEQLVSDGHEPVVFDSDCREGICGTCGVTVDGVPHGPVPNTPSCKQHVRSLGSDHVRIEPFRSAAFPVVRDLAVDRSALDRVIAAGGHVAVDAGTAADADSVPITHDEAELGLDFAACIGCGACVAACPNGAANLFAGSKLMHLTFFPNAKQERGRRAQAIGDELEAEFGPCSVYGECVPVCPAGIPLSAVAAVNRERLRRVLRHKDD
- a CDS encoding fumarate reductase/succinate dehydrogenase flavoprotein subunit yields the protein MQSMTDQLSQYRALGGELDGHVPTGDPVTAWDRRRFEYRLVSPANRRKFRVLVIGTGLAGAGCAAALGELGYQVDSFTFHDSPRRAHSVAAQGGINASRARKVDNDSLERFVKDTVKGGDFRGREADAFRLAQESCRVIDHMAAIGAPFAREYGGQLATRSFGGVQVSRTYYTRGQTGQQLQLAASQALQRQVSRGTVTLHTRTEMLDLIVTDGRARGIIVRDLLTGRIYPVTAHAVVIASGGYGNVFAKSTLAKNSNVTAAFRAHRRGALFASPSFIQFHPTALPISSPWQSKTILMSESLRNDGRIWVPKKPGDTRAPHDIPEQDRDYYLERRYPAFGNLTPRDVASRAARHEIDAGRGVGPLRNSVYLDLTQAVQRLGKNVITERYGNLLEMYENATGDDPYSVPMRIAPGAHFAMGGLWTDYDQMSNLDGLFVGGEASWSYHGANRLGANSLLSACVDGWFTLPYSVPNYLAGHLGESVLDEDHPAVLAALSDVQQQIDAFLAPGGTRSPDSIHRELGDILYRGCGVTRTADGLIQAIEEIEELRASYASQVKVIGSGDRLNQELERAGRVADYLDLAHLMCVDALDRDESCGAHFRAEHQTDSGEALRNDEEWCFVSAWEHAPDRLIRHAEPLTFTAVPLQTRNYA
- a CDS encoding succinate dehydrogenase cytochrome b subunit; protein product: MAAVTQDTAGSAKGRARLSNFACKTIMAITGLIFAAFVFVHMIGNLKVFLGPDDFNAYAHWLRAGLEPLLPYEALLWIMRVVLLLCLIAHVGCSVVLAARARKARGPHRRKNMGLRSFTARTMLVTGIVLLAFIIFHILDLTTGTHPFASSGFEHATTAQSYAYENLIASFQRPLPAAFYILAMVILAAHISHGIWTAAHDLGVTGQRTRQVALVVSGAVAVLVMIANASIPVFVLLGVLQ
- a CDS encoding ABC-2 family transporter permease, producing the protein MSSVRSKDMDCGAQGTVAASARASAVVSAWFSVWLRSPIWAAGAVALIISGLTMGLLVLSGPVSWERVLAHQNMWVVAIGPGFLAAVAAYICIVERNSARVLSVRAVDPSLKSAAGSLILLWWTLVLYLTHFLTALLCYWILTGLSLGSILDPVRDMLALTAICLAAAVGYIVCLRLVTEAAGPAAAVVTALIVVISGVLTAETSVWPFVPSAWLIRPTLTLLGTHANGTALGGEPVSGTGWAIALSIAIGLLLCFVRVALARWSEHRMRRAAIPHRNGRRIPPANYRERGSASARVSRITIPCGRSVCGAALRRSGIGVLVVACIAVIAWLRLYLTPDNTVLVFGLFILPLGCGILPTIAISRWQGGMRAVATRAPSVTTHALRLITIEGGIVVLAVIGSVLAAYGLTPTIGGLLRAIAALSIFGMMLLSFSTWLMSTAGTLLTLMITVAGTIAGLLVGGNQALRHQVGLFVPWSWAANLTDPSLLLTLVIAVLATAIFSAASIHRLAKNTSDMG
- a CDS encoding ATP-binding cassette domain-containing protein — its product is MRQIWRRRGRQQVLRGVDLTMQPGTVTGLLGPNGAGKSTTLRTLLGLLPPESGTVTLFGEPWKRAALARIGASVDGPSFYAHLSARQNLAVHAKLIGVGGGAIEKALEVTGLTSVQHRRTRKFSTGMRSRLATAIALLGDPELVILDEPQNGLDPEGVREVRELVKALGRSGRTVLFSSHVLSEVAAVADQITCIVSGQTAYSGLLVNFAPDGDLERAYFAATSGVLA
- a CDS encoding sensor histidine kinase, whose product is MAGRELCAAMRRTMPADRVLAGFGLLIAGLYWVIALSPDSHSQDLVDVVMAIVNTGLAICLLIRNVFPISVAVATGIWLAIMAGTDLLTVSPLSTSPLLITAPLVLLTLTRYAPSHVPGIIALVIGVVGSLISPVVQSAVAPGWAYAAHVAVLAVAYLWGRWRRQESEFRERELEANAELARAEERNRLIAELHDILGHSLTVIYAQANAQVARNSSDPDTRESLRAIRDVSKSALGDLRSLVGSTASTADSPPTSPPTGIVQIPNLLTSARMSGIEIRAQIPDGPGLLELNKEISPRTSLTITRCVQEGLTNVLRHGDSAHGIDIELSRDSRQIALRISNAIPQHHRERPGSSGLGLKNLRARVTALGGHIEIGQAERNQRMFEMKVYLPLEGASYGKS